The Agromyces mariniharenae sequence GATGCTCCAGAACGCCGTGTACGTCGACATCTCCACGAACCATCCCGATGCCGCGACCCGCGCCCGCGCCGACGAGATCGTGGGCCTGCTCACCCCGATCTGCAAGGCGTTCGGCACCGACCTCGGCAACGAGCTCACCTCGCTCGCGCTCCAGATCCACGGCGGCATGGGCTTCATCGAGGAGACCGGAGCCGCCCAGCACTACCGCGACGTGCGCATCACCGCGATCTACGAGGGCACGAACGGCATCCAGGCCGCCGACCTCGTCGGCCGCAAGCTCGGCGTGCGCAACGGCGCCTCGTTCCTCGAGTTCATCGCCACCATGCGGGAGCTCGACGGCGAGCTGGCGGTCGCCGGCGAGGACTTCGCGTCCATCCGCTCACAGCTGAACACGGGTCTCGACATGCTCGAGCAGACGACCGGGTGGATGCTCCGCACCGGCGTCTCCGACCCGAACTCGGTGCTCGCGGGCTCCAGCCCGTACCTCCGCATCTGGGGGCTCGTGGTCGGTGGCTGGTTGCTCGCGAAGTCCGCGCTCGCAGCGCGCACGCTCAACGGCGACAGTGTCGCGGCGTCGCAGTTGCCGATGGCGCGGTTCTACGCCGAGCAGCTGCTGCCGGCGGCATCCGGACTCGTCGGCGCCGCCACCGCCGGATCACGCGACCTGTTCGCCCTCGACGCCGACTCGCTCGGCGACGTGGTGCGGCGCGCCGCACGCGTCTGACGCCTCGCACGAACGACATCCGGGGGCCGCGCCGATCGGCGCGGCCCCGCTCTGCTGGGCAGGTCAAGTCCCAGTAGTGGGTGTAGCGCGGTACCTGTCGCCGGACCTTGGTGGGGAATACCGTGAGGTTCGTGAACCCTCGCCAGAGTTCTCCGTCCCGCTCGCTGTGCCTCGCCGTCGCTCTCGCCCTCACCGGAGTCTCGGTGACGGGGTGCACGTTCGGGGACGTGTCCGCGGCGACGCCCTCGGCGACCGCCGAGCCGGCGGCATATGAGGCCTCGTACGAGGAGAGCCCGTGCCCGGATCCGAATCTGGAGGGCGCACCGCAACTGGACCTCGGGCCCGAGTACACGTGTGGATATCTCACGGTTCCCGAGACCCGCGGTGATCCCGACGGTCGCACCGTGCGCATCGCGGTCGCCACGGTTCGTGCGGTATCGGCGACGCCGGCGGCCGATCCGATCGTGTATCTGGACGGCGGGCCGGGCGGAACAGGACTCATCAGTGCGCCCGCCGCGGTGGCCGCGGGTATGAACGCCGAGCACGACGTGGTGTTCGTGGACCAGCGCGGCACCTATCACAGCGAACCGTACATTTCATGTCCCGAGCAGGACGCGTTCTACGCGGAAGCCGTCGGGCTGGCGTACAACGATCCCGCGACGGGCGAGAAGTCCGATGCCGCCACGGCCGCCTGCCGCGAACGCCTGGTGGACGACGGCGTCGCACTCGACTCCTACAACACGGCTGAGAATGCGGCGGACATCGCCGACCTGCGGGTGGCGATGGGCATCGAGGAGTGGAACATCTATGGAGTGTCCTATGGCACCGATCTCGCGCTGACCGTGCTGCGAGACCACCCCGAGGGCGTCCGCAGCGTCGTGCTGGACTCGGTGGTGCCACCCAACGTCCGATGGACTGCCGATTTCTGGCCCACGTCCGCCGCCGCCTTCGACGAGATGTATGCGGCATGCGCCGCACAGGAGGCCTGCGCGGCCGCATACCCCGACCTCGAGGCCGAATTCACCGAAGCCGTGAATCGACTCGACGCCGAACCGCTGACCGTACCCGTCACGACCGCGGCGGGAGACACCGTCTCGGTCGTCGTCGACGGGTACAAACTCGCCAACGTGGTGGTGCTCCGCCTCGCGACCGGCCCCGCGTACTCGGCCGTGCTCCCCCAGATGATCCATGAGATCGCGGCCGGCGACGGGACCGGCATCGCGTCATCCGTCATCCAGTACCTCCCGCCGGCGGGAGTGGTCGGGCTGGGCCTGCAGTGGGGCGTGTTCTGCAGCGAGGATCTTCCGCGGACGAGTCTCGAGGAGGTCGTCGCCCTCGGTTCCGAAGCGCTGCCCGGATTCCCCGAGAGCGTGCTGAGCCTGCTCCCGCAGGTGCCGCGCTTCTTCGCCGACTGCGAGATCTGGGACGTCCCGCCGGCAGACGAGCGGGCACACGCGGAAGCCGTCAGCGACGTGCCCGCGCTCTTCCTCGGCGGAACGTTCGACGCCGTGACCTCACCCTCCTGGCAGGACGCCGCC is a genomic window containing:
- a CDS encoding alpha/beta fold hydrolase, with amino-acid sequence MNPRQSSPSRSLCLAVALALTGVSVTGCTFGDVSAATPSATAEPAAYEASYEESPCPDPNLEGAPQLDLGPEYTCGYLTVPETRGDPDGRTVRIAVATVRAVSATPAADPIVYLDGGPGGTGLISAPAAVAAGMNAEHDVVFVDQRGTYHSEPYISCPEQDAFYAEAVGLAYNDPATGEKSDAATAACRERLVDDGVALDSYNTAENAADIADLRVAMGIEEWNIYGVSYGTDLALTVLRDHPEGVRSVVLDSVVPPNVRWTADFWPTSAAAFDEMYAACAAQEACAAAYPDLEAEFTEAVNRLDAEPLTVPVTTAAGDTVSVVVDGYKLANVVVLRLATGPAYSAVLPQMIHEIAAGDGTGIASSVIQYLPPAGVVGLGLQWGVFCSEDLPRTSLEEVVALGSEALPGFPESVLSLLPQVPRFFADCEIWDVPPADERAHAEAVSDVPALFLGGTFDAVTSPSWQDAATPTLSASQVVNFPGLGHQVILQDPCPVEVINSFLADPAAPVDEDCIAQVTPPVFTTP